The Lycium barbarum isolate Lr01 chromosome 9, ASM1917538v2, whole genome shotgun sequence genome has a segment encoding these proteins:
- the LOC132610248 gene encoding large ribosomal subunit protein uL10-like, translating to MAVKLTKTQKKVAYDQKLCKYLDLFNQILIVNADNVGSTQLQNVRKGLRGESVVLMGKNTMMKRSVRIHAENTGNDGFLSLIPLLVGNVGLIFTKGDLKEINEEVAKYKIGAPARVGLVAPVDVIVPPGNTGLDPSQTSFFQVLNIPTKINRGTVEIVTPVELIKKGEKVGSSEAALLAKLGIRPFSYGLIVVSVYDNGSVFSPEVLDLTEDDLVEKFATGVSMVTTLSLAASYPTLAAAPHMFINGYKNVLAVAVESEYSYPQAEQVKEYLKDPSKFAVATATAVECAASQGDVVDTNQDKKEEAAEESEEEEALFGLFDD from the exons ATGGCAGTGAAACTAACAAAAACACAAAAGAAAGTTGCATACGATCAAAAATTGTGCAAATATCTCGATTTATTCAACCAAATTTTGATAGTCAATGCTGATAATGTTGGGTCAACACAGTTGCAAAATGTTCGAAAAGGGTTACGTGGAGAATCTGTTGTTCTTATGGGCAAAAATACAATGATGAAAAGATCCGTAAGGATTCATGCAGAAAATACTGGCAACGATGGATTTCTGAGTCTCATTCCTCTCCTTGTG GGGAACGTTGGTTTGATCTTCACAAAGGGTGATCTAAAGGAAATAAACGAAGAAGTCGCAAAATACAAG ATTGGAGCTCCCGCACGTGTTGGTTTGGTTGCTCCAGTTGATGTGATTGTCCCTCCTGGCAACACTGGCCTTGATCCTTCTCAAACTTCCTTCTTCCAG GTACTAAACATTCCCACCAAGATCAACAGGGGAACAGTCGAAATCGTAACACCGGTTGAACTAATCAAGAAAGGTGAAAAAGTGGGATCATCAGAAGCAGCCCTATTAGCCAAGCTTGGAATAAGGCCATTCTCTTATGGGCTTATAGTGGTTTCTGTTTATGATAATGGATCAGTATTCAGCCCAGAAGTTTTGGACCTAACTGAAGATGATCTTGTTGAGAAATTTGCTACTGGAGTTTCAATGGTTACTACTTTGTCTTTGGCTGCTTCTTACCCTACACTTGCAGCTGCACCTCACATGTTCATCAATGGTTACAAGAATGTTTTGGCTGTGGCTGTTGAGAGTGAATATTCCTATCCACAAGCTgaacaagtcaaggaatatcTCAAG GATCCTAGCAAGTTTGCAGTTGCAACTGCGACAGCTGTTGAATGTGCTGCTTCTCAAGGTGACGTTGTTGACACAAATCAGGATAAGAAGGAAGAAGCAGCTGAAGAATCTGAGGAAGAAGAAGCCTTGTTCGGTCTTTTTGACGATTAG